In the genome of Bombus affinis isolate iyBomAffi1 chromosome 7, iyBomAffi1.2, whole genome shotgun sequence, one region contains:
- the LOC126918972 gene encoding uncharacterized protein LOC126918972 isoform X3 yields MVGRYRERQYQLAAQKHNQALLKHDYYQQIARYFERECRIAKHYDSWNYRNLDPKGELEKAKKAERLHVRRNKLRNLLKEEDETYRRELEERKRVKSREEETSLEALRQKLREKRAEQSLYLPRTCRRYQSYFVCPKESTNTGWDTLRGTNLQYSRAYRDSINVVRPIDQNFRRRGSKMTEDSNKTYREQEIVQTEPEPLRYPAYPGYSYHEPGRPVSKYSARYAHRSLENTNMRTNESDDNLSSPSPASGSPNREIPPRVDDKVSTTELDNKQNDSKNDTLSESSPFSPKDEESKNLAEQDDISNQKIDQDSVDTCKVESSINKYNNDRDQNTEKKDTRQFEVEKTMPWLRMIPEDKNLSRQMFLYLTHKELKSKIEDIKKRETHACNKQCWDEALRLRDMKNRLELIREKRMYHTENLDLDEESRKWGFVNIDKREAELLQREKVCTDSTMYSEDAKAMWKKWVHEDEQSVIKEALVRRENLMDKLEKEWQRLAIHEKEKIAQSYQIVTNDSALQEAPKLAATANAAKMKSISSSLN; encoded by the exons at GGTGGGACGATATCGAGAGAGGCAATACCAGCTAGCTGCGCAGAAACACAACCAGGCGTTGCTCAAGCACGATTATTACCAACAAATCGCGAGATACTTCGAACGAGAGTGCCGAATCGCCAAGCATTACGATTCTTGGAATTATAGGAATTTAGACCCCAAAGGTGAGCTCGAGAAGGCTAAAAAAGCGGAAAGGTTACATGTCAGAAGGAACAAATTGAGAAATTTGTTGAAGGAGGAGGATGAGACGTACAGAAGGGAGTTGGAGGAACGAAAAAGAGTAAAAAGCCGCGAGGAAGAAACGTCGTTAGAGGCTTTGAGGCAAAAATTACGAGAGAAACGAGCGGAACAGAGTCTGTATCTACCTAGAACTTGTCGAAGATATCAATCTTACTTCGTCTGTCCCAAAGAATCAACCAATACGGGTTGGGACACTCTCAGAGGTACCAATCTTCAATATTCTCGCGCTTACAGAGATTCGATAAACGTTGTCCGTCCAATCGATCAAAATTTTCGTCGTAGAGGCTCGAAAATGACCGAAGATAGCAATAAGACCTATCGCGAGCAAGAAATTGTACAAACGGAACCGGAACCTTTGCGCTATCCTGCGTATCCAGGATATTCGTACCACGAACCTGGGAGACCTGTTTCCAAGTATTCGGCCCGTTATGCACATAGAAGTTTAGAAAATACTAACATGAGAACTAACGAATCTGACGATAACCTAAGTAGTCCGTCTCCGGCTTCTGGTTCGCCAAATAGAGAAATTCCTCCTCGTGTAGACGATAAAGTGTCCACGACAGAACtagataacaaacaaaacgatTCTAAAAACGACACATTAAGCGAAAGTAGTCCGTTCAGCCCGAAAGATGAAGAATCCAAGAATCTCGCTGAACAGGATGATATTTCCAATCAAAAGATCGATCAAGATAGTGTGGATACATGTAAGGTAGAAAGCTCgataaacaaatataataacGACAGAGATCAAAACACAGAAAAGAAGGATACTCGACAGTTCGAAGTTGAGAAAACCATGCCCTGGTTGCGAATGATTCCCGAGGACAAGAATCTCTCGAGGCAGATGTTCCTTTACTTGACTCACAAGGAGCTGAAATCCAAGATCGAGGACATCAAGAAGAGGGAGACGCACGCGTGCAACAAGCAGTGTTGGGACGAGGCTTTGCGGCTGAGGGATATGAAGAATAGGCTGGAACTAATTCGCGAAAAGAGGATGTATCATACGGAAAACCTCGATTTGGACGAAGAATCGAGAAAATGGGGATTCGTCAACATCGATAAGAGGGAAGCGGAACTTCTTCAACGAGAAAAAGTCTGTACGGATTCAACAATGTACAG TGAAGACGCAAAGGCCATGTGGAAAAAATGGGTGCACGAAGATGAACAATCCGTGATCAAGGAGGCTCTGGTGCGAAGAGAAAATTTGATGGACAAATTGGAAAAAGAATGGCAGCGCCTTGCAATTCatgagaaagaaaaaattgCACAATCGTACCAGATTGTAACGAATGATTCTGCTCTACAAGAGGCGCCTAAACTAGCTGCAACTGCTAACGCGGCTAAAATGAAATCGATCTCCAGTTCCTTGAATTAg
- the LOC126918960 gene encoding glutamic acid-rich protein isoform X1, with amino-acid sequence MPGAGGQPPPQRTTFRPPWVKDGPSPLPMPTAPWTLNSRRDSKSKVEEPPPFTQVTLKSVSKPEAKPSAEAQPRKQSKITIIPSQPKSEKNTSSQPAPTKLRENGRQEPNSRPQLERQVRIERSRSRGDTIPLSKSESTTGAPTLSKSSSRAAIPPPPPPRPPPPPPSRTILKDLPPLNDTQQQQLEMLKQRPRKRPDWASMMKEVESGKPLRHVKCNDRSAPLIERVNKVTADPAGKAHFVFESEKSNMHNQLLKQIQEGVKLKRVQTNDRSRPMLEGLRKFRRQLTIEEQMQKSEEPTDDSISDDMDDIDAVRDDLQSTKQMLALELRNKEALERENKRLQARILNLEAEVDHAKSQKSVQEQRKYDEQITESLKKDAQQARKEAEKFEKEYEIVSDERDKLRNELEEMRRMYAALEKRMKAEQELEPVPIIELADDGHEAAWYNVSGMALAGCPSAKDVAKIASQKSIDKKEPSESEEEEEENSEEEDDKDPKAAEKRLQREIKLLTTKIKNFRDKAVNARKERHALKDQIKQQQKLLKEERKKYRHLQKEVDKMAKLMSESEDEDAEEAEEEETESEESESEESEDEETETEDEDQSVEDQRNTLQKQAKKHEGRLAALRKGNYLLKAQVDRLIDDLVKQREDSINLQEDLDSVLAELG; translated from the exons ATGCCTGGTGCCGGTGGTCAACCACCACCGCAGAGGACCACCTTCAGGCCGCCCTGGGTCAAAGATGGTCCGTCACCTTTACCTATGCCTACTGCACCCTGGACCCTCAATTCCAGAAGAGATTCGAAATCAAAAGTCGAGGAACCACCTCCGTTTACCCAAGTTACTTTAAAA AGTGTATCGAAACCAGAAGCGAAGCCCTCGGCGGAAGCACAGCCACGTAAACAGAGCAAGATCACAATAATCCCGTCACAGCCTAAAAGCGAGAAGAATACGAGCAGTCAACCGGCACCGACGAAGCTTCGCGAGAATGGACGACAAGAGCCAAATTCGAGGCCACAGCTCGAACGACAGGTTCGAATCGAGAGGTCCCGATCTCGAGGTGACACGATACCTCTCTCTAAGAGTGAGAGCACTACAG GAGCGCCGACATTATCAAAAAGCTCGTCGAGGGCAGCGATcccaccaccaccacctccaAGACCTCCGCCACCACCTCCGAGTAGAACGATCTTGAAAGATCTTCCGCCACTAAACGACACGCAACAACAACAACTGGAAATGTTGAAACAGAGACCACGGAAACGTCCTGACTGGGCAAGCATGATGAAGGAAGTGGAAAGCGGAAAACCTTTGAGACACGTGAAATGCAATGACAGAAGCGCGCCCTTGATCGAAAGGGTGAACAAGGTTACAGCTGATCCAGCAG GGAAGGCACACTTTGTGTTCGAATCTGAAAAATCGAACATGCATAACCAATTGCTGAAGCAGATTCAGGAAGGTGTAAAATTAAAGAGAGTACAGACCAATGATCGATCGAGACCAATGCTAGAGGGCTTGAGGAAATTCCGAAGGCAGCTAACGATAGAGGAGCAAATGCAAAAGTCTGAAGAACCCACGGATGACTCTATTTCGGATGACATGGACGATATTGATGCCGTAAGGGATGACTTACAAAGTACTAAACAAATGCTTGCGCTTGAACTTAGAAATAAGGAGGCATTAGAAAGGGAGAACAAAAGATTACAA GCAAGGATTTTAAATCTTGAAGCCGAGGTAGACCATGCAAAATCTCAGAAAAGCGTGCAAGAACAAAGGAAGTACGACGAGCAAATAACAGAATCATTGAAAAAGGACGCTCAGCAAGCAAGGAAAGAGGCTGAGAAATTTGAGAAAGAATATGAAATTGTCTCGGACGAAAGAGACAAACTAAGAAATGAATTGGAGGAAATGAGAAGGATGTATGCTGCTTTAGAAAAACGAATGAAAGCTG AGCAAGAGTTAGAGCCTGTACCGATAATTGAGCTAGCAGATGATGGCCACGAAGCAGCTTGGTACAATGTTTCAGGAATGGCACTGGCTGGTTGTCCAAGTGCAAAAGATGTAGCAAAAATAGCTTCTCAAAAAAGTATAGACAAAAAAGAACCGAGTGAAagtgaagaagaggaagaagaaaattcAGAGGAAGAAGATGACAAAGATCCAAAGGCAGCAGAGAAACGGTTACAAAGAGAGATTAAGCTTTTGACAACCAAGATTAAAAATTTCAG GGACAAAGCTGTTAATGCCAGAAAAGAAAGACACGCGTTAAAAGATCAAATTAAACAGCAACAAAAATTGttgaaagaagaaaggaaaaaatataGACATCTTCAGAAAGAAGTTGATAAAATGGCAAAGTTAATGTCAGAAAGTGAAGATGAAGATGCAGAGgaagcggaagaagaagaaacagaatCAGAAGAATCAGAATCTGAAGAATCTGAAGATGAGGAAACTGAAACAGAAGATGAAGATCAATCTGTGGAAGATCAACGAAATACATTACAG aAACAAGCCAAGAAACACGAAGGACGTTTAGCTGCATTAAGAAAAGGTAATTACCTCCTCAAAGCACAAGTCGACAGACTGATAGATGATTTAGTAAAACAACGGGAAGATAGTATCAATCTCCAAGAAGATCTTGACTCCGTGTTAGCAGAGTTAGGTTAA
- the LOC126918960 gene encoding glutamic acid-rich protein isoform X2, with protein sequence MPGAGGQPPPQRTTFRPPWVKDGPSPLPMPTAPWTLNSRRDSKSKVEEPPPFTQVTLKSVSKPEAKPSAEAQPRKQSKITIIPSQPKSEKNTSSQPAPTKLRENGRQEPNSRPQLERQVRIERSRSRGDTIPLSKSESTTGAPTLSKSSSRAAIPPPPPPRPPPPPPSRTILKDLPPLNDTQQQQLEMLKQRPRKRPDWASMMKEVESGKPLRHVKCNDRSAPLIERVNKVTADPAGKAHFVFESEKSNMHNQLLKQIQEGVKLKRVQTNDRSRPMLEGLRKFRRQLTIEEQMQKSEEPTDDSISDDMDDIDAVRDDLQSTKQMLALELRNKEALERENKRLQARILNLEAEVDHAKSQKSVQEQRKYDEQITESLKKDAQQARKEAEKFEKEYEIVSDERDKLRNELEEMRRMYAALEKRMKAGMALAGCPSAKDVAKIASQKSIDKKEPSESEEEEEENSEEEDDKDPKAAEKRLQREIKLLTTKIKNFRDKAVNARKERHALKDQIKQQQKLLKEERKKYRHLQKEVDKMAKLMSESEDEDAEEAEEEETESEESESEESEDEETETEDEDQSVEDQRNTLQKQAKKHEGRLAALRKGNYLLKAQVDRLIDDLVKQREDSINLQEDLDSVLAELG encoded by the exons ATGCCTGGTGCCGGTGGTCAACCACCACCGCAGAGGACCACCTTCAGGCCGCCCTGGGTCAAAGATGGTCCGTCACCTTTACCTATGCCTACTGCACCCTGGACCCTCAATTCCAGAAGAGATTCGAAATCAAAAGTCGAGGAACCACCTCCGTTTACCCAAGTTACTTTAAAA AGTGTATCGAAACCAGAAGCGAAGCCCTCGGCGGAAGCACAGCCACGTAAACAGAGCAAGATCACAATAATCCCGTCACAGCCTAAAAGCGAGAAGAATACGAGCAGTCAACCGGCACCGACGAAGCTTCGCGAGAATGGACGACAAGAGCCAAATTCGAGGCCACAGCTCGAACGACAGGTTCGAATCGAGAGGTCCCGATCTCGAGGTGACACGATACCTCTCTCTAAGAGTGAGAGCACTACAG GAGCGCCGACATTATCAAAAAGCTCGTCGAGGGCAGCGATcccaccaccaccacctccaAGACCTCCGCCACCACCTCCGAGTAGAACGATCTTGAAAGATCTTCCGCCACTAAACGACACGCAACAACAACAACTGGAAATGTTGAAACAGAGACCACGGAAACGTCCTGACTGGGCAAGCATGATGAAGGAAGTGGAAAGCGGAAAACCTTTGAGACACGTGAAATGCAATGACAGAAGCGCGCCCTTGATCGAAAGGGTGAACAAGGTTACAGCTGATCCAGCAG GGAAGGCACACTTTGTGTTCGAATCTGAAAAATCGAACATGCATAACCAATTGCTGAAGCAGATTCAGGAAGGTGTAAAATTAAAGAGAGTACAGACCAATGATCGATCGAGACCAATGCTAGAGGGCTTGAGGAAATTCCGAAGGCAGCTAACGATAGAGGAGCAAATGCAAAAGTCTGAAGAACCCACGGATGACTCTATTTCGGATGACATGGACGATATTGATGCCGTAAGGGATGACTTACAAAGTACTAAACAAATGCTTGCGCTTGAACTTAGAAATAAGGAGGCATTAGAAAGGGAGAACAAAAGATTACAA GCAAGGATTTTAAATCTTGAAGCCGAGGTAGACCATGCAAAATCTCAGAAAAGCGTGCAAGAACAAAGGAAGTACGACGAGCAAATAACAGAATCATTGAAAAAGGACGCTCAGCAAGCAAGGAAAGAGGCTGAGAAATTTGAGAAAGAATATGAAATTGTCTCGGACGAAAGAGACAAACTAAGAAATGAATTGGAGGAAATGAGAAGGATGTATGCTGCTTTAGAAAAACGAATGAAAGCTG GAATGGCACTGGCTGGTTGTCCAAGTGCAAAAGATGTAGCAAAAATAGCTTCTCAAAAAAGTATAGACAAAAAAGAACCGAGTGAAagtgaagaagaggaagaagaaaattcAGAGGAAGAAGATGACAAAGATCCAAAGGCAGCAGAGAAACGGTTACAAAGAGAGATTAAGCTTTTGACAACCAAGATTAAAAATTTCAG GGACAAAGCTGTTAATGCCAGAAAAGAAAGACACGCGTTAAAAGATCAAATTAAACAGCAACAAAAATTGttgaaagaagaaaggaaaaaatataGACATCTTCAGAAAGAAGTTGATAAAATGGCAAAGTTAATGTCAGAAAGTGAAGATGAAGATGCAGAGgaagcggaagaagaagaaacagaatCAGAAGAATCAGAATCTGAAGAATCTGAAGATGAGGAAACTGAAACAGAAGATGAAGATCAATCTGTGGAAGATCAACGAAATACATTACAG aAACAAGCCAAGAAACACGAAGGACGTTTAGCTGCATTAAGAAAAGGTAATTACCTCCTCAAAGCACAAGTCGACAGACTGATAGATGATTTAGTAAAACAACGGGAAGATAGTATCAATCTCCAAGAAGATCTTGACTCCGTGTTAGCAGAGTTAGGTTAA
- the LOC126918972 gene encoding uncharacterized protein LOC126918972 isoform X2, translated as MVGRYRERQYQLAAQKHNQALLKHDYYQQIARYFERECRIAKHYDSWNYRNLDPKGELEKAKKAERLHVRRNKLRNLLKEEDETYRRELEERKRVKSREEETSLEALRQKLREKRAEQSLYLPRTCRRYQSYFVCPKESTNTGWDTLRGTNLQYSRAYRDSINVVRPIDQNFRRRGSKMTEDSNKTYREQEIVQTEPEPLRYPAYPGYSYHEPGRPVSKYSARYAHRSLENTNMRTNESDDNLSSPSPASGSPNREIPPRVDDKVSTTELDNKQNDSKNDTLSESSPFSPKDEESKNLAEQDDISNQKIDQDSVDTCKVESSINKYNNDRDQNTEKKDTRQFEVEKTMPWLRMIPEDKNLSRQMFLYLTHKELKSKIEDIKKRETHACNKQCWDEALRLRDMKNRLELIREKRMYHTENLDLDEESRKWGFVNIDKREAELLQREKVCTDSTMYSEDAKAMWKKWVHEDEQSVIKEALVRRENLMDKLEKEWQRLAIHEKEKIAQSYQIVTNDSALQEAPKLAATANAAKMKSISSSLN; from the exons AT GGTGGGACGATATCGAGAGAGGCAATACCAGCTAGCTGCGCAGAAACACAACCAGGCGTTGCTCAAGCACGATTATTACCAACAAATCGCGAGATACTTCGAACGAGAGTGCCGAATCGCCAAGCATTACGATTCTTGGAATTATAGGAATTTAGACCCCAAAGGTGAGCTCGAGAAGGCTAAAAAAGCGGAAAGGTTACATGTCAGAAGGAACAAATTGAGAAATTTGTTGAAGGAGGAGGATGAGACGTACAGAAGGGAGTTGGAGGAACGAAAAAGAGTAAAAAGCCGCGAGGAAGAAACGTCGTTAGAGGCTTTGAGGCAAAAATTACGAGAGAAACGAGCGGAACAGAGTCTGTATCTACCTAGAACTTGTCGAAGATATCAATCTTACTTCGTCTGTCCCAAAGAATCAACCAATACGGGTTGGGACACTCTCAGAGGTACCAATCTTCAATATTCTCGCGCTTACAGAGATTCGATAAACGTTGTCCGTCCAATCGATCAAAATTTTCGTCGTAGAGGCTCGAAAATGACCGAAGATAGCAATAAGACCTATCGCGAGCAAGAAATTGTACAAACGGAACCGGAACCTTTGCGCTATCCTGCGTATCCAGGATATTCGTACCACGAACCTGGGAGACCTGTTTCCAAGTATTCGGCCCGTTATGCACATAGAAGTTTAGAAAATACTAACATGAGAACTAACGAATCTGACGATAACCTAAGTAGTCCGTCTCCGGCTTCTGGTTCGCCAAATAGAGAAATTCCTCCTCGTGTAGACGATAAAGTGTCCACGACAGAACtagataacaaacaaaacgatTCTAAAAACGACACATTAAGCGAAAGTAGTCCGTTCAGCCCGAAAGATGAAGAATCCAAGAATCTCGCTGAACAGGATGATATTTCCAATCAAAAGATCGATCAAGATAGTGTGGATACATGTAAGGTAGAAAGCTCgataaacaaatataataacGACAGAGATCAAAACACAGAAAAGAAGGATACTCGACAGTTCGAAGTTGAGAAAACCATGCCCTGGTTGCGAATGATTCCCGAGGACAAGAATCTCTCGAGGCAGATGTTCCTTTACTTGACTCACAAGGAGCTGAAATCCAAGATCGAGGACATCAAGAAGAGGGAGACGCACGCGTGCAACAAGCAGTGTTGGGACGAGGCTTTGCGGCTGAGGGATATGAAGAATAGGCTGGAACTAATTCGCGAAAAGAGGATGTATCATACGGAAAACCTCGATTTGGACGAAGAATCGAGAAAATGGGGATTCGTCAACATCGATAAGAGGGAAGCGGAACTTCTTCAACGAGAAAAAGTCTGTACGGATTCAACAATGTACAG TGAAGACGCAAAGGCCATGTGGAAAAAATGGGTGCACGAAGATGAACAATCCGTGATCAAGGAGGCTCTGGTGCGAAGAGAAAATTTGATGGACAAATTGGAAAAAGAATGGCAGCGCCTTGCAATTCatgagaaagaaaaaattgCACAATCGTACCAGATTGTAACGAATGATTCTGCTCTACAAGAGGCGCCTAAACTAGCTGCAACTGCTAACGCGGCTAAAATGAAATCGATCTCCAGTTCCTTGAATTAg
- the LOC126918972 gene encoding uncharacterized protein LOC126918972 isoform X1 — protein sequence MKRVGRYRERQYQLAAQKHNQALLKHDYYQQIARYFERECRIAKHYDSWNYRNLDPKGELEKAKKAERLHVRRNKLRNLLKEEDETYRRELEERKRVKSREEETSLEALRQKLREKRAEQSLYLPRTCRRYQSYFVCPKESTNTGWDTLRGTNLQYSRAYRDSINVVRPIDQNFRRRGSKMTEDSNKTYREQEIVQTEPEPLRYPAYPGYSYHEPGRPVSKYSARYAHRSLENTNMRTNESDDNLSSPSPASGSPNREIPPRVDDKVSTTELDNKQNDSKNDTLSESSPFSPKDEESKNLAEQDDISNQKIDQDSVDTCKVESSINKYNNDRDQNTEKKDTRQFEVEKTMPWLRMIPEDKNLSRQMFLYLTHKELKSKIEDIKKRETHACNKQCWDEALRLRDMKNRLELIREKRMYHTENLDLDEESRKWGFVNIDKREAELLQREKVCTDSTMYSEDAKAMWKKWVHEDEQSVIKEALVRRENLMDKLEKEWQRLAIHEKEKIAQSYQIVTNDSALQEAPKLAATANAAKMKSISSSLN from the exons ATGAAAAG GGTGGGACGATATCGAGAGAGGCAATACCAGCTAGCTGCGCAGAAACACAACCAGGCGTTGCTCAAGCACGATTATTACCAACAAATCGCGAGATACTTCGAACGAGAGTGCCGAATCGCCAAGCATTACGATTCTTGGAATTATAGGAATTTAGACCCCAAAGGTGAGCTCGAGAAGGCTAAAAAAGCGGAAAGGTTACATGTCAGAAGGAACAAATTGAGAAATTTGTTGAAGGAGGAGGATGAGACGTACAGAAGGGAGTTGGAGGAACGAAAAAGAGTAAAAAGCCGCGAGGAAGAAACGTCGTTAGAGGCTTTGAGGCAAAAATTACGAGAGAAACGAGCGGAACAGAGTCTGTATCTACCTAGAACTTGTCGAAGATATCAATCTTACTTCGTCTGTCCCAAAGAATCAACCAATACGGGTTGGGACACTCTCAGAGGTACCAATCTTCAATATTCTCGCGCTTACAGAGATTCGATAAACGTTGTCCGTCCAATCGATCAAAATTTTCGTCGTAGAGGCTCGAAAATGACCGAAGATAGCAATAAGACCTATCGCGAGCAAGAAATTGTACAAACGGAACCGGAACCTTTGCGCTATCCTGCGTATCCAGGATATTCGTACCACGAACCTGGGAGACCTGTTTCCAAGTATTCGGCCCGTTATGCACATAGAAGTTTAGAAAATACTAACATGAGAACTAACGAATCTGACGATAACCTAAGTAGTCCGTCTCCGGCTTCTGGTTCGCCAAATAGAGAAATTCCTCCTCGTGTAGACGATAAAGTGTCCACGACAGAACtagataacaaacaaaacgatTCTAAAAACGACACATTAAGCGAAAGTAGTCCGTTCAGCCCGAAAGATGAAGAATCCAAGAATCTCGCTGAACAGGATGATATTTCCAATCAAAAGATCGATCAAGATAGTGTGGATACATGTAAGGTAGAAAGCTCgataaacaaatataataacGACAGAGATCAAAACACAGAAAAGAAGGATACTCGACAGTTCGAAGTTGAGAAAACCATGCCCTGGTTGCGAATGATTCCCGAGGACAAGAATCTCTCGAGGCAGATGTTCCTTTACTTGACTCACAAGGAGCTGAAATCCAAGATCGAGGACATCAAGAAGAGGGAGACGCACGCGTGCAACAAGCAGTGTTGGGACGAGGCTTTGCGGCTGAGGGATATGAAGAATAGGCTGGAACTAATTCGCGAAAAGAGGATGTATCATACGGAAAACCTCGATTTGGACGAAGAATCGAGAAAATGGGGATTCGTCAACATCGATAAGAGGGAAGCGGAACTTCTTCAACGAGAAAAAGTCTGTACGGATTCAACAATGTACAG TGAAGACGCAAAGGCCATGTGGAAAAAATGGGTGCACGAAGATGAACAATCCGTGATCAAGGAGGCTCTGGTGCGAAGAGAAAATTTGATGGACAAATTGGAAAAAGAATGGCAGCGCCTTGCAATTCatgagaaagaaaaaattgCACAATCGTACCAGATTGTAACGAATGATTCTGCTCTACAAGAGGCGCCTAAACTAGCTGCAACTGCTAACGCGGCTAAAATGAAATCGATCTCCAGTTCCTTGAATTAg